Proteins encoded within one genomic window of Besnoitia besnoiti strain Bb-Ger1 chromosome II, whole genome shotgun sequence:
- a CDS encoding hypothetical protein (encoded by transcript BESB_034380): MGFHFQQYIAMVGRAINPVQWTRTWKKLEGKKAGEVYRSALDWTNNQFAQVARASQYRAWWWQNPLGMGLVLYGTYKAWHMIYMVRKQKKTAQLVAAAYGQGGQWLNPVPR, translated from the exons ATGGGGTTCCACTTCCAGCAGTACATCGCGATGGTCGGGCGCGCCATCAACCCCGTCCAGTGGACGCGCACGTGGAAAAAACTCGAGGGCAAGAAGGCTGGCGAAGTCTACCGCAGCGCCCTCGACTGGACCAACAACCAGTTCGCCCAGGTGGCTCGCGC tTCGCAGTACCGCGCGTGGTGGTGGCAGAACCCGCTGGGCATGGGCCTCGTCCTCTACGGCACCTACAAGGCGTGGCACATGATCTACATGGTTcgcaagcagaagaaga ccgctcagctggtcgccgccgcctacGGCCAGGGTGGGCAGTGGCTGAACCCCGTGCCTCGATAA
- a CDS encoding hypothetical protein (encoded by transcript BESB_034370), translated as MESDAPAASVSVGSAASAPAPLAEPPAPPVAAGGRRPPTAVAGAPSPYVSPPGALGDATRLVPPPTATPWPPPGPPLSASALASRGLSPASFFSGSVSSANPSVPSAAVAADLPASLPSLALAGSAPREVFLVSLLEREGSDARWLGLLLRCLTLNDVARLRGVCRRLKAIVEKKGTVEACGAVVLTRRWWGSWASSLSAVSSVSAVSRGASVPFWRGVITSPAAALRDVTFHMEGAQAMSDVKATSELIFRNFRSLRSCEIHTDPFPDPMHRGGPSSSSAFRLLPAPSPLLLSASADPGGGGEQTLGAGRAAARCVFSQLETLVLSGMWSIYWLAALSAPHSAHLQPPRLPACRSLELVVSDPAVALNFGSAERSDPAAFDALSHVSQPAALCVPLGPAAAVIVPAPPPSPPARDPPGAPRQPRGGATAGADARGPPIPVAPAREEAAREVAHRRLSVEGSAPQSSLSPSWASAEQSPGAAAASAPFSPASASSAWSASRDSSEAPRAAPPPPPARVVVLPSQPFDWLLFADSIFAALPNLERFVLDLRGSGNALLFPPNHPLAGADSPLLALFSPLLPAAPSALFSQAASAPQGGGGHDGKAEAAACAASFEARGAPAAPDSTLNDVQGCLPRAGSCDAAQPTAERKCREACARGAWSAGGGCSAQLAPAVLWWRLVLRRCRRLREVVVAADDADFFYAFEVARALETQRLREENARDGGNGLREGEGREGEESGDAGEAARRARDEQQRSAAAGAGKEEREQADEEGDREGERGSRESGKEGGGREDEVESEVRGSGVGHGRGRVHEGEKRRREDALGEKHGDQEAEEEANERERKRRREGECAGEARRGAASGAGGGAAPNGVAPEQGAQRGEGDEAETTESTASADADENLPRNCDALRDAQNGETEAETATAECGDSRAGLHSPTGDDCKLVEGEAATHPPSSPSAFASSPSALPGAGGRTPLSGEDSEATQPARDSAETTGAAETTGAAETTGAAARNEERLSERRPPQEAAPPRAKGSSGRSPLAVSRVTAVGRGGGFSSLSSLACLLDDEELVANCLVDVASSADPSEGVAFDFACGVRLSARFLGVDTLAEMVNKLLLLRWGDRLRRPRPRLRPVRRQKLAKETLGATDDEASGAASEGEEENGEGERRDGVQKFFLPVYVPSEGGDASLDGGDDDADVCTLRNGGLFPRRSSVRRLALDSCTYTVTVACHPGQERCSRAYLYHLAAQAGLRVRQHKLPDRRAARTPSSPSAASAAAEGVPQRDATRNPPAAEAAVYRNCVRESARGLPSSSSSFSPQDASSGFSSSSSSVFASLAGFPSSAARRFFEESSLLLPSVQFAAPGGRSARVAVARDLLPALHLLVSAPLFRRADEAAHSGRLRDHAAEEDEEEQGDSYDELDGRADARRHEEARGAPRPQQARGNENETLEGGSFLSQREEESDAADTHAEQDFASPSASQETRPRSSLGLAPRASREERRGGGERGFTEGRNGGTDGRQPRAEELEGEYEANCGRDGAAGGAEDAILGGAVNSSQATVSASFSGAPRCVGASCGASPSSSASSAAPLLLPLGFLLSACPSGGGSFTRPWDVEREALLQICLEPRLRASLRGVEIFFRLSPLDGAFACQGLNLLRCLTRLAQTHRRRAQKRRSGVSAREATQRPPRREEGAGDPPCGEDEEGAPSCSSSAPGAGAGAGAEGSRGGGLRAEGREARESSSAARAERGERSPRRQSESEQGDTDEAEAWSVGERGSRGVDASALFPAALVAAPPLLLLRIVIGAELPGESVLGGARRQEASFREALLAFLAAFEALHFVEVEAVHHRVREGDTRLLAMHWPLALQRTHAVLGAAGFRLRSAGRGATVRDFLRLYERRL; from the coding sequence ATGGAGTctgacgcgccggcggcctccgttTCCgtgggctccgcggcgagtgcgccggcgcccctcGCGGAACCCCCCGCGCCCCCGGTCGCTGCCGGgggccgccggcctccgaccgcggtcgctggGGCTCCATCGCCATATGTGTCCCCCCCAGGGGCGCTGGGAGACGCCACGCGCCTCgtcccgccgccgaccgcgacgCCGTGGCCACCGCCCGGAcctcctctctcggcgtctgcgttggCGTCTCGCGgactctcgcctgcgtcgtttTTTTCGGGATCTGTCTCTTCGGCGAACCCCTCCgtgccctctgcggcggtggcggccgACCTCCCCGCTTCTctgccgtctctcgctctcgccggctCCGCCCCGCGCGAGGTGTTTCTGGTGTCTCTGTTGGAGCGCGAGGGCTCCGACGCGCGGTGGCTgggcctgctgctgcggtgcTTGACGCTGAACGAcgtggcgcgtctgcggggcGTCTGCCGGCGTCTGAAAGCCATCGTGGAGAAGAAGGGAACAGTggaggcgtgcggcgcggTCGTTTTGACTCGGCGCTGGTGGGGGAGCTgggcctcctcgctgtctgcagTCAGCAGCGTGAGTGCGGTCTCCAGGGGGGCTTCAGTCCCCTTTTGGCGCGGCGTCATCacctcgccggcggcagctctGCGGGATGTCACCTTCCACATGGAGGGGGCGCAGGCCATGTCCGACGTGAAGGCGACCTCCGAGCTGATTTTTCGAAATTTCCGCTCActccgcagctgcgaaaTCCACACAGACCCCTTCCCAGACCCGATGCATCGCGGTGgaccttcctcctcgtcggctttccgcctcctgccggcgccctcgccgctgctcctctcggcctccgcggatCCCGGAGGCGGGGGCGAGCAGACCTTGGGCGCGGGtcgtgcagcggcgcggtgcGTCTTCTCGCAGCTCGAGACCCTCGTCCTGTCAGGCATGTGGAGCATCTACTGGCTGGCTGCCCTGTCGGCGCCCCACAGCGCCCACCTGCAGCCCCCGAGGCTGCCCGCCTGCAGGTCCCTGGAGCTCGTCGTCTCTGaccccgccgtcgcgctcaACTTCGGCAGCGCCGAGCGGAGCGACCCCGCGGCCTTCGACGCCCTCTCGCACGTCTCCCagcccgccgccctctgcgtccccCTGggacccgccgccgccgtgatCGTCCCTGCACCCCCGCCGAGCCCGCCCGCCCGAGACCCGCCGGGCGCCCCCCGCcagccacgcggcggcgcgaccgcgggggccgacgcccgcgggcctcctatccccgtcgcgccggcgcgagaagaggcggcgcgtgaAGTCGCGCACCGGCGGCTCAGCGTCGagggctctgcgccgcagtcgtCCCTGTCGCCCTCCTGGGCTTCGGCGGAGCAGAGCcctggagccgcggcggcctctgcgccatTTTCACCCGCCTCGGCATCTTCAGCTTGGTCGGCATCGCGCGACAGCTCtgaggctccgcgcgcggcgcctccgcccccgcctgcACGGGTGGTGGTGCTGCCCTCGCAGCCGTTCGACTGGCTGCTGTTCGCGGACAGCATCTTCGCCGCACTGCCGAATCTGGAGCGCTTCGTTCTTGACttgcgcggcagcggaaaCGCCCTTCTGTTCCCCCCGAACCACCccctggcgggcgcggactcgccgctcctcgcgctcttcaGTCCGCTCTTGCCGGCGGCCCCCTCCGCGCTTTTTTCGCAggccgcttccgcgcctcagggcggcggaggccacgacggcaaggcggaggcggcggcctgcgccgcctccttcgagGCGCGGGGCGCTCCAGCGGCCCCTGACAGCACTCTCAACGACGTGCAGGGCTGCCTTCCGCGTgccggcagctgcgacgcTGCGCAGCCCACCGCCGAAAGGAAGtgccgcgaggcctgcgcgagaggcgcctggagcgctggcgggggctgcagcgcacagctcgcgccggcggtcCTCTGGTGGCGTCtggtgctgcggcgctgcaggcgactgAGGGAGGTGGTggtcgcggcggacgacgcggactTTTTCTACGCCTTCGaagtcgcccgcgcgcttgagacgcagagactgcgcgaagaaaacgcacGCGATGGGGGGAACGGGctccgcgaaggagaaggacgcgaaggcgaggagtcgggggacgcaggcgaagcagcgcggcgcgccagagatGAGCAACAGAGgagcgcagctgcgggcgccggaaaagaagaaagggagcaggcggacgaagagggagacagagagggagaaagaggaagcagagaaagtggaaaagaaggaggagggagggaagACGAAGTGGAGAGCGAAGTGAGAGGGAGCGGAGTCGGGCACGGCAGGGGGAGGGTccacgaaggcgagaaacgccgcagagaagacgcgttGGGCGAGAAGCACGGAGAccaggaggcagaggaggaggcgaacgagagagagagaaagaggagaagagaaggcgagtGTGCCGGAGAGGCTCGCAGGGGCGCAGCaagcggggcggggggcggcgctgccccgAACGGGGTCGCGCCAGAACAAGGCGCGCAAaggggcgagggagacgaggcggagacaacAGAGAgcaccgcgagcgcggacgccgacgagAATCTGCCGCGAAACTgcgacgcgctgcgagaTGCGCAGAacggcgagacagaggccgaGACTGCGACGGCAGAGTGtggagacagccgcgcaggTCTGCACTCGCCGACGGGCGACGACTGCAAACTCGTTGAAGGAGAGGCGGCAACGCACCccccgtcttctccctcggccttcgcgtcctctccctctgcgctcCCGGGGGCGGGCGGTCGGACCCCTCTcagcggagaagacagcgaggccACTCAGCCGGCACGCGACTCCGCAGAGACaacaggcgccgcagagacaacaggcgccgccgagacaacaggcgccgcggcaagaAACGAAGAGCGGCTGAGtgagcggcggccgcctcaggaggccgcgccgccccgcgcgaaGGGCAGCTCGGGGCGATCGCCGCTGGCGGTTTCGCGTGTGACGGCTGTGGGGAGGGGCGGAGGTTTTTCTTCACTCTCGTCGCTGGCGTGTCTGCtggacgacgaggagctcGTGGCGAACTGTCTGGTTGACGTCGCATCGAGTGCGGACCCCTCCGAGGGCGTGGCCTTCGATTTTGCAtgcggcgtgcgcctctcAGCGCGCTTCCTCGGGGTCGACACACTCGCGGAAATGGTAAACAagttgctgctgctgcgctgggGCGACCGCCtacgccgcccgcggccgcgtctgagGCCAGTCCGCAGGCAGAAACTCGCCAAGGAGACGCTCGGCGcgacagacgacgaggcgtcCGGCGCGGCatcagagggagaggaggaaaacggcgaaggcgagaggagggacgGCGTGCAGAAGTTCTTCTTGCCGGTCTACGTGCCGagtgaaggcggcgacgcgtcgcttgacggcggagacgacgacgcagacgtcTGCACGCTGCGCAACGGAGGGCTgtttccgcgccgcagctcggtgcggcgcctcgcgctcgacagctgtacgtacaccgtcACTGTCGCCTGCCACCCAGGTCAGGAGcgatgcagccgcgcgtATCTCTACCacctcgccgcgcaggcgggtcTGAGGGTGCGGCAGCACAAGCTGCCtgaccgccgcgcggctcggaccccttcgtcgccttctgcagcgtctgctgctgccgaaGGCGTCCCccagcgcgacgcgacgaGGAACCCAcccgcagccgaggcggcggtgtATCGGAACTGCGTCCGCGAGTCAGCGAGGGGTTTGCCGTCGTcatcctcctccttctctcctcaAGATGCGTCGTCGgggttttcttcttcctcgtcgtcggtcTTTGCGAGCCTCGCGGGCTTCCCTtcgtccgcggctcgccgtttTTTCGAGGAGTCctccctgctgctgccttctgtgcagttcgcggcgcccggcggaCGCAgtgcccgcgtcgccgtcgcgcgcgacttGCTGCCTGCGCTCCACCTGCTGgtgtctgcgcctctcttccgacgcgccgacgaagcagcgcacagcggtcgcctgcgtgaccatgccgcggaagaagacgaggaagaacaGGGCGACAGCTACGACGAACTCGAtgggcgcgcagacgcaagGCGccacgaagaggcgcgcggtgccccgaggccgcagcaAGCAAGAGGAAACGAGAACGAGACGCTGGAGGGGGGTTCGTTTCTTTctcagagagaggaggagagcgacgccgcagacacgcacgcgGAGCAAGACTTCGCGTCGCCATCTGCTTCCCaagagacgcggccgcggtcgtcCCTCGGGCttgcgccgcgggcctcacgcgaagagcggcgcggtggcggcgagaGGGGCTTCACCGAAGGCAGGAATGGAGGAACTGACGGTCGGCAACCTCGCGCCGAGGAGCTGGAGGGGGAGTATGAAGCGAACTGtggacgcgacggcgccgcgggaggcgcggaagacgcgatTTTGGGGGGGGCTGTGAACAGCTCCCAGGCCACAGTTTCTGCTTCGTtctcgggcgcgccgcgctgcgtggGTGCGTCGTGCGGtgcttcgccctcttcttcggcttcctcggcggcgccgctgctgctgccgctcggCTTCCTGCTGAGTGCGTGCCCGTCGGGGGGCGGGTCGTTCACGCGGCCCTGGGACGTGGAGCGCGAGGCCCTGCTGCAGATCtgcctcgagccgcggctgcgcgcgagtctgcgcggcgtggagaTCTTCTTTCGGCTCTCGCCGCTAgacggcgccttcgcctgccaGGGCCTGAAcctgctgcgctgcctcacgcgcctcgcgcagacgcacagacggcgggcgcagaagcgaaggagcggcgtttcggcgcgcgaagcgacgcagaggccgccccgccgcgaagaaggcgccggagacCCGCCGtgcggagaggacgaggagggagcgcCGAGCTGCAGTTCTTCGGCACCGGgagcgggggcgggggcgggggcggaaGGAAGCCGCGGTGGAGGCCTCAGGGCCGAagggcgggaggcgcgcgagagttccagcgccgcgagagcggaaCGAGGCGAACGCTCCCCCCGCAGACAGAGTGAGTCGGAGCAGGGGGACACtgacgaagcggaggcgtGGAGCGTCGGCGAGCGTGGCAGTCGCGGTGtggacgcctccgcgctgttccccgccgcgctggtggctgcgccgccgctgctgctgctgcggatCGTGATAGGCGCGGAGCTGCCAGGGGAGAGCGTGCTAggtggcgcgcggcgccaggagGCGAGCTTCCGCGAGGCTCTGCTGGCCTTCCTGGCGGccttcgaggcgctgcactTCGTGGAGGTCGAGGCCGTGCACCACCGCGtccgcgaaggagacaccCGTCTCCTCGCCATGCACTGGCCTCTCGCCCTGCAGCGGACGCACGCGgtcctcggcgcggcgggtttccgcctgcgcagcgcgggtcgcggcgcgaccgTCAGGGACTTCTTGCGGCTCTACGAGCGGCGTCTCTAG